The DNA segment TAGCGCCGAGTCCGAACCGGCGAACCCGGCGACCGACCCGGCAACGCGTCCGGGGCCACCGTCGTCACGGACGCCCCGTCCGGCGCCACGGACGCCTCGAACGGGGCCGACCATCCGTCCAGGACCGACCGACCACTCCGACGACCAGGATCCCGATCCGCCGGGAGCGGCCGCCCTGGCCGAGGTGGCGGTGTGACGCCCGCGGGCGGTGCGAACGGATCCGACGTGGGCGAACCTGACGCTGTTGAATCCGACGACGCCGACGCGAACGCGACCGAATCAGACGACGGCGACGACGTCCCGGCGTGGAAGGCGTACGGCTACCCCCGAAAACCCGAGTGGGCGCCCGACTGCCCGCGGTGTGGCGGCCCCATCCTCGGGGTGACGGTCGCCGGCCCGGGCGTCAGTCAGGTCACACCGTGTGGCTGTCGCGTCCCGCCCTCGGTGATCGAGATCCTGTAGGCGACGCGAGGGGATTCGATCGGGTCGTGAGTTGGCGGTCGGTGTGGTTGATGAGAGAGTGGACGAAAATGAACCCCTCACGGCCCCCGGTAGAAAGCCCTTGGTCCTTTCAGTCCCCCGGGGTTGTTTGATCGTATGCCCTCTGGTTGCAGCGTCTAGAAGCTAGTGGGTACTGTCTCGTGGTCAACCATAGGACACGTAAGCGCTGTATCCGTCGGGAATTGAATTCAATTATTATTTAACGATGAACGTGTATATGTACCATGTCAGAAATTACTCTCGATATAGCGTGCGGTCGGTGCGCTTCTCTGTGGCTCGCGGTGGAGATGTTACCCGTACGACGTTGGCACGGCGGATTGGTAGGGGCCGGTGTTGTCGCCACAACAGACGGGTACGTTCGTGATATCGTCCGCAAGATACGTGGCGGGCTGCAGTACGAAAGTCGCGTAGACAGTAGAGCGGTCGATGCAGTCCCCGTCCGGTGTGGGTGAGATGCGGATGAGCGAAGGCCCCAGAGACTACGACCGAGTGTTCACGACGCCACTGGAGTTCCGCGTTCGGCGTCGAATCGGCTATAGCCACGATCACGGGATAGTGACCCGATTCGTGGTGCAACTTGAGTACAGATTGGGCGGGAGCTGGGCGGAAGTCGTCCGATTCGACCACGATCCGGCAGGCGAACAGGGTCACGACGTGACCGTTGAGG comes from the Halovivax cerinus genome and includes:
- a CDS encoding DUF7718 family protein codes for the protein MSEGPRDYDRVFTTPLEFRVRRRIGYSHDHGIVTRFVVQLEYRLGGSWAEVVRFDHDPAGEQGHDVTVEGVHMDVYRDGEKVRSPEIFPPMPANDALTSAEEHLTQHGERYVKRFEEWHDIRRNP